A genomic window from Treponema maltophilum ATCC 51939 includes:
- the purA gene encoding adenylosuccinate synthase, producing MNTVVIGAQWGDEGKGKIVDYLAAEADVIVRYSGGANAGHTIVAGGKQYALHLVPSGILYPGKKVYLGTGMVIDPEALFAELAMLKEQGVDWEGRVFISDRAHVVFPRYRAEDKKRDSERKHPIGTTGRGIGTAYSMKSERDGIRIADLFWKEKAAEMPAEDTAFIEPYKDRLKDMKIDMCSHMYRLRQSRVLLEGAQGAMLDLDSGTYPYVSSGMSGSSGAAVGAGIGPRDIDRVLGVFKAYSTRVGNGPLPTEFDEASQSELYRFVRETGREYGVTTGRPRRCGYLDLVALRYACRVNSVSDLVLTHLDIYDSLDTIEACIAYDIDGSIVTDFPADIGALNRAKPVLEKFKGWKTVLKNCRSFSELPKEAASYISFIEDYCDTPVNIVSVGYERAETLMRIESFARSR from the coding sequence ATGAATACTGTAGTTATCGGCGCTCAATGGGGAGATGAAGGTAAGGGAAAAATAGTCGATTACCTTGCCGCCGAAGCCGACGTGATTGTCCGCTATTCGGGCGGAGCGAATGCCGGCCATACGATTGTCGCGGGCGGAAAGCAATACGCCCTGCACTTGGTTCCTTCGGGAATTTTGTATCCCGGCAAAAAAGTGTATTTGGGAACGGGCATGGTTATAGATCCGGAAGCTCTGTTTGCCGAATTGGCTATGCTTAAAGAACAGGGTGTAGACTGGGAAGGCCGCGTGTTTATTTCCGATCGCGCGCATGTGGTATTCCCGCGTTACCGTGCCGAAGATAAAAAACGGGACAGCGAACGCAAACATCCGATAGGCACTACGGGACGCGGCATAGGCACCGCGTATTCGATGAAGTCGGAGCGCGACGGCATACGTATTGCAGATTTGTTTTGGAAAGAAAAAGCGGCCGAAATGCCGGCCGAAGATACGGCCTTTATCGAACCGTATAAAGATCGGCTTAAAGATATGAAAATCGACATGTGCTCGCACATGTACCGCCTGCGGCAAAGCCGCGTGCTGCTCGAGGGGGCTCAGGGCGCTATGCTCGATTTGGATTCGGGAACATACCCCTACGTATCGTCGGGAATGTCGGGTTCGTCCGGCGCCGCAGTCGGAGCGGGAATCGGGCCGCGCGACATAGACCGCGTGCTCGGCGTGTTTAAAGCGTATTCGACGCGCGTCGGGAACGGCCCCTTACCGACCGAATTCGATGAAGCCAGCCAAAGCGAACTGTACCGCTTTGTGCGCGAAACCGGCCGCGAATACGGTGTTACGACCGGCCGCCCGAGGCGCTGCGGTTATTTGGATTTGGTCGCCCTGCGCTATGCGTGCCGCGTTAATTCGGTTTCCGATTTGGTGCTCACCCATCTCGATATTTACGACAGCCTTGATACAATCGAAGCGTGCATTGCTTACGATATTGACGGAAGCATCGTAACCGATTTTCCCGCCGACATAGGTGCTTTAAATCGGGCTAAACCCGTACTCGAAAAATTCAAAGGCTGGAAAACCGTTTTAAAGAACTGCCGCTCGTTTTCGGAACTTCCGAAAGAAGCCGCCTCTTATATATCGTTTATCGAAGATTATTGCGATACTCCCGTAAACATTGTGTCGGTCGGCTATGAGCGCGCCGAAACGCTTATGCGTATCGAATCTTTTGCGCGGAGCCGTTAA
- a CDS encoding AMP-binding protein, with protein sequence MVTVYDLGSYTFPALFKHSVSCFKDRPALSFANGKPLTYAQIEGLVAHMARVLYRIGIRQGAKVAVYGASSPNWGASYFAIVNSGAIAVPLLPDFTSGEVQTILTHAGVSTIIVSEKLKVKLDAIPSAQVQNIIRMEDFCVLRENGKDLVQSTLTGNDKNAGADLSSPLSVSASVCAAASEDGEPLPEVAVKEDDIASIIYTSGTTGRSKGVVLTHKNLVFTAIQCQTVHRVNKMDKCLSFLPLSHVYEFTIGFVMQFLNGACVYYLERAPAISTLLPAFKKVRPTVVLSVPMIMEKIYKNKVVPTFTKSELLRRLYRKRFFQKIFHRIAGSSLKKLFGGRLKFFGIGGAKIDPAVEIFMKDAKFPYAVGYGLTETSPLLAGSNPGNTVPGTIGPILQGVELTILDPDPESGVGEVIARGENVMRGYYNESALTQAAFTTEEDSCGPGWFKTGDLGKLHNGMWLSLKGRLKNMILGSGGENIYPEDIEFVLNQHPDVVESLVVEDEDGLVALVQLDEEKLKSRGLLSSVGQAVEDIKEGLLYKQEEILSEIKYFVNNKVNRFSKVGSVKPVTSFEKTASQKIKRYLYNLRGSKKK encoded by the coding sequence ATGGTAACCGTATACGATTTAGGTTCTTACACTTTTCCGGCGCTTTTTAAGCACTCGGTTTCCTGTTTTAAAGACCGTCCCGCATTATCGTTTGCAAACGGCAAGCCGCTTACCTATGCCCAAATCGAAGGGCTTGTTGCGCACATGGCGCGCGTGTTATATCGCATCGGCATACGGCAGGGCGCAAAGGTTGCCGTATACGGGGCAAGTTCGCCGAATTGGGGCGCATCTTATTTTGCGATAGTCAATTCCGGGGCGATCGCCGTTCCGCTTTTGCCCGATTTTACTTCAGGCGAAGTTCAAACCATTCTTACTCATGCGGGCGTTTCGACGATTATCGTTTCCGAAAAACTGAAGGTAAAGCTCGACGCAATTCCTTCCGCACAGGTGCAAAACATCATACGCATGGAAGACTTTTGCGTTTTGCGCGAAAACGGCAAAGACCTTGTGCAATCGACCCTTACCGGCAATGACAAAAACGCCGGCGCGGACCTTTCGAGCCCGCTGTCCGTTTCCGCTTCGGTTTGTGCCGCCGCTTCCGAGGACGGGGAGCCGCTGCCGGAAGTTGCGGTAAAAGAAGACGACATCGCATCGATAATTTATACCTCGGGAACCACCGGCCGCTCAAAGGGCGTCGTACTCACGCATAAAAATCTCGTGTTCACGGCCATCCAGTGTCAAACCGTCCACCGCGTAAACAAGATGGACAAGTGCCTGTCCTTTTTGCCGCTGTCGCATGTGTACGAGTTTACGATCGGCTTTGTGATGCAGTTTTTAAACGGGGCTTGCGTGTATTATTTGGAACGGGCGCCGGCAATATCGACCCTGCTGCCGGCATTCAAAAAGGTGCGGCCGACCGTTGTTTTAAGCGTCCCGATGATTATGGAAAAAATCTATAAAAATAAGGTGGTGCCGACTTTTACGAAAAGCGAGCTTTTACGCAGATTGTACCGCAAGCGTTTTTTTCAAAAGATATTTCATCGCATCGCGGGATCTTCCCTTAAAAAACTGTTCGGCGGCCGGCTTAAGTTTTTCGGCATCGGCGGCGCAAAGATAGATCCCGCCGTAGAAATTTTTATGAAAGATGCGAAATTCCCGTACGCCGTCGGCTACGGACTTACCGAAACATCGCCGCTGCTTGCAGGCTCGAATCCCGGCAACACGGTTCCCGGAACCATCGGCCCGATACTTCAAGGTGTCGAGCTTACAATTTTGGATCCCGATCCCGAAAGCGGTGTCGGCGAAGTTATTGCACGCGGCGAAAACGTTATGCGAGGTTATTACAACGAAAGCGCTTTAACGCAAGCGGCTTTTACTACGGAAGAAGATTCCTGCGGGCCCGGCTGGTTTAAGACGGGCGATTTGGGAAAGCTGCACAACGGTATGTGGCTTTCGCTCAAAGGCCGATTGAAAAACATGATTTTAGGTTCCGGCGGCGAAAATATTTATCCCGAAGATATCGAGTTTGTGCTTAACCAGCACCCCGACGTTGTCGAATCGCTGGTTGTTGAAGATGAGGACGGTCTTGTCGCCCTCGTCCAGCTCGACGAAGAAAAGCTGAAAAGCCGCGGCCTTTTAAGTTCCGTCGGCCAAGCGGTCGAAGACATCAAAGAAGGTCTTTTATACAAGCAGGAGGAAATACTTTCCGAAATAAAATATTTTGTAAACAATAAGGTAAACCGTTTTTCAAAGGTCGGCTCGGTAAAGCCGGTAACATCGTTCGAAAAAACCGCGAGTCAAAAAATCAAGCGTTATTTGTACAACCTGCGCGGCAGCAAAAAAAAATGA
- a CDS encoding D-alanine--D-alanine ligase family protein has protein sequence MTVAVLFGGKSGEHEVSLVSASSVVRRIDRTKHSLVLIGIAKDGVWYVQDESEAERVVRDTNAVLKIAQDSSRIVSLVPGGGTERALQIGQIDTNKDGAKQAKKLAVDIVFPVLHGSYGEDGLVQGLLEMAELPYCGCSVASSAIAMDKAQAKKIWAYEGLPVVPFACIKKRALEDETLQKKLDEAEKRFGYPLFVKPSSAGSSVGAAKAGNRKEFERAVHEAFLWDEKILIEECIDAREIECSVTGDSLSCGSASCGSGAEKASAVCSYEPGEIAPTHGFYDYEAKYTDPNGARLLIPAPITAEQRTEVQAMAERAYAALDCSGLARVDFFIDKKSGKLYLNEINTMPGFTPISMFPKMCEQSGLPYDRLIELLLEQGLDRFKKRRALKTSFT, from the coding sequence ATGACTGTTGCAGTATTATTCGGCGGAAAAAGCGGCGAACATGAAGTATCCCTTGTATCCGCATCTTCGGTTGTGCGCCGCATCGACCGCACAAAACACTCGCTCGTTCTTATCGGAATTGCAAAAGACGGCGTTTGGTATGTGCAGGACGAAAGCGAAGCAGAGCGCGTCGTCCGCGATACGAATGCGGTACTCAAAATCGCGCAGGACTCATCGCGTATCGTCAGTCTCGTGCCCGGAGGTGGCACCGAGCGAGCCCTGCAAATCGGTCAAATCGACACAAACAAAGACGGCGCAAAACAGGCGAAGAAACTTGCGGTCGATATAGTTTTTCCCGTTTTACACGGTTCGTACGGCGAAGACGGGCTTGTGCAGGGGCTTTTGGAAATGGCCGAACTTCCCTACTGCGGCTGTTCCGTAGCAAGCAGCGCGATTGCGATGGACAAAGCGCAAGCAAAAAAAATTTGGGCCTATGAAGGACTTCCGGTTGTGCCGTTCGCGTGCATAAAAAAGAGAGCGCTTGAAGACGAAACGCTGCAAAAAAAATTGGACGAGGCGGAAAAACGCTTCGGCTATCCTTTGTTCGTAAAGCCCTCCAGTGCGGGAAGCTCGGTCGGCGCGGCGAAGGCGGGCAATCGAAAAGAGTTCGAGCGTGCCGTGCACGAAGCGTTTTTATGGGACGAAAAAATATTGATTGAAGAATGCATCGATGCGCGCGAAATCGAATGTTCCGTTACCGGCGACAGCCTATCCTGCGGAAGCGCATCCTGTGGAAGCGGCGCCGAAAAAGCAAGCGCCGTATGCTCCTACGAGCCGGGTGAAATCGCGCCGACTCACGGCTTTTACGATTACGAAGCAAAATATACCGACCCGAACGGCGCGCGTCTTTTAATTCCCGCTCCGATAACGGCCGAACAGCGTACAGAAGTACAGGCGATGGCCGAACGCGCATACGCGGCCTTGGACTGCAGCGGCCTTGCGCGCGTCGATTTTTTTATCGATAAAAAAAGCGGCAAACTGTATTTGAACGAAATAAACACCATGCCCGGTTTTACGCCGATAAGCATGTTCCCCAAAATGTGCGAACAATCGGGCCTCCCGTACGACCGGCTGATAGAACTGCTTTTGGAACAGGGCTTAGACCGCTTTAAAAAACGCCGCGCGCTTAAAACAAGTTTTACATAA
- a CDS encoding UDP-N-acetylmuramoyl-L-alanyl-D-glutamate--2,6-diaminopimelate ligase: protein MKKRLSAFLEPCAHSLAYTITMHPENDPVIESLAFDSRHVREGSLFFALPGIHVHGNEFAEKAIAAGARAVVYEGRLPDAAVAAAKAHKTVLVHTPDSRFAMSPLSAAFYDYPGNKLCVAGVTGTEGKSTTVFFCWQLLRFAGKKAGFISTVQHSFGGEACDNSEHQTTPEAPIVQEYLYNMVQNGCEYAVIEASSHGLSVKTNRLGDVPFDAAAMMNVNHEHLEFHGTYEQYKSDKANLFRNLARHAHEKFILNTERTIEPVAVVNAADPAAQYFVQAASGFPVAGFIPPDILQTSAKSQEPDEALFKAGLYAIENLEETRHGIGFTLKKGETAISVNAPVAGSFNACNITAALIIVSGITGIPGEELARSARSLTPVKGRMCRITKGQNFDVFIDYAHTPSSFMIVFPPMRKKTKGRIISVFGSGGERDTQKRPLQGKIASEYSDIVILTDEDPRGEDSMELLEMIAQGCEGMTRGKNLFLIPDRPQAIRKAFSLAQKDDAVLLLGKSHENSIIYKNKTVPYDETREAETALAEMGFGEN from the coding sequence ATGAAGAAAAGACTTTCGGCATTTCTTGAGCCCTGCGCGCATTCTCTTGCCTATACGATAACGATGCACCCCGAAAACGATCCCGTCATCGAGTCGCTTGCCTTCGATTCGCGGCACGTGCGGGAAGGTTCGCTTTTTTTTGCGCTGCCCGGCATTCACGTTCACGGAAACGAGTTTGCCGAAAAAGCGATCGCCGCGGGAGCCCGTGCGGTCGTATACGAGGGACGGCTGCCGGATGCGGCGGTTGCGGCCGCAAAAGCTCATAAAACGGTACTGGTTCACACGCCGGACAGCCGTTTTGCGATGTCGCCCCTGTCGGCAGCCTTTTACGACTATCCGGGCAACAAGCTCTGCGTTGCGGGCGTAACGGGAACCGAAGGGAAAAGCACTACAGTCTTTTTTTGCTGGCAGCTTTTGCGCTTTGCCGGCAAAAAAGCGGGCTTTATTTCAACCGTGCAGCATTCCTTCGGCGGCGAAGCCTGCGACAACAGCGAGCATCAAACCACTCCGGAAGCGCCGATCGTACAGGAATATTTGTATAACATGGTTCAAAACGGCTGCGAATACGCCGTTATCGAAGCGTCGTCCCACGGCCTTTCGGTAAAAACAAACAGACTCGGCGACGTTCCTTTCGACGCCGCGGCTATGATGAATGTCAATCACGAACACTTGGAATTTCACGGCACGTACGAACAATATAAAAGCGATAAAGCCAATTTATTCAGAAACCTTGCGCGGCACGCTCACGAAAAATTTATTTTGAACACCGAACGCACAATCGAACCGGTTGCCGTTGTCAATGCCGCGGATCCGGCCGCGCAGTATTTTGTGCAGGCCGCCTCCGGCTTTCCGGTCGCCGGTTTTATTCCGCCGGACATACTGCAAACGTCCGCAAAATCGCAAGAGCCGGATGAGGCTTTGTTCAAAGCCGGCCTATACGCGATAGAAAACCTTGAAGAAACGCGGCACGGCATAGGTTTTACGCTTAAAAAAGGCGAAACGGCAATCAGTGTGAACGCGCCCGTTGCGGGTTCCTTTAACGCATGCAATATTACCGCCGCGCTGATTATCGTATCCGGCATAACGGGAATACCGGGCGAAGAGCTTGCCCGCTCGGCGCGGTCGCTTACACCCGTCAAGGGCCGCATGTGCCGTATAACAAAGGGGCAAAACTTCGACGTATTTATAGACTATGCACACACGCCCTCGTCGTTTATGATTGTATTTCCGCCGATGCGCAAAAAAACAAAGGGGCGCATTATCAGCGTGTTCGGTTCCGGCGGAGAGCGTGACACGCAAAAGCGGCCGCTCCAAGGCAAAATCGCGTCCGAATACAGCGATATCGTTATTTTAACCGACGAAGATCCGCGCGGCGAAGATTCCATGGAACTGCTCGAAATGATTGCACAGGGCTGCGAGGGCATGACGCGCGGTAAAAATCTTTTTTTAATTCCCGACCGGCCGCAGGCAATCCGCAAAGCGTTTTCTTTGGCGCAAAAAGACGACGCGGTATTGCTTTTGGGAAAGTCGCACGAAAATTCCATCATCTATAAAAATAAAACCGTTCCCTATGACGAAACGCGCGAAGCCGAAACGGCTTTGGCCGAAATGGGCTTCGGAGAAAACTAA
- a CDS encoding aminopeptidase C, with product MNKIQPIFSEAFTELSSQTLAAFERDFDAERAYTLAMNGAVKNGIAASCIDYKENRSMQNNFSVSIDSGDITDQKQSGRCWMFAALNVMRLKVMKKLKLKNMELSQSYPLFWDKLEKSNWFLENILATLDEPLNGRLLHFLLEAPVADGGQWSMFADLIKKYGVIPKDAMNESFDSSATKDLTKYLTLKLREYACTLREEHRSGKSIRELRSRKQAMMNEVYRMLCISLGKPPASFTWETRDKDDKFIRIRSTPQQFFADYVDMKLDDYVSLINAPTKDKPFGKTYTVKYLGNVAGGTPVIYLNLPIEDLKKAAVAQMKAGEAVWFGSDVQQWFLKTEGLLSMNALRPDLLFDTGFPLTKEQRLDYRESLMTHAMTFTGVNLDENGKADRWRVQNSWGKDVGKEGFWVMSDEWFDQFTYQIVVNKKYLTKAQRELFTQSPIELEPWDPMGSLARR from the coding sequence ATGAATAAAATACAACCCATCTTTTCCGAAGCGTTTACCGAACTCTCATCACAAACGCTTGCCGCCTTTGAGCGCGATTTCGACGCGGAAAGGGCATATACGCTTGCGATGAACGGTGCGGTAAAAAACGGTATTGCCGCAAGCTGCATCGATTACAAAGAAAACCGCAGCATGCAAAACAACTTTTCGGTTTCCATAGACTCCGGCGACATAACCGACCAAAAACAATCCGGCCGCTGCTGGATGTTCGCGGCGCTCAACGTTATGCGTTTAAAAGTTATGAAAAAGCTGAAGCTTAAAAACATGGAACTGTCGCAAAGCTATCCGCTGTTTTGGGATAAATTGGAAAAGTCGAACTGGTTTTTGGAAAACATTTTAGCCACGCTCGACGAACCGCTTAACGGCCGGCTTTTGCACTTTTTGCTTGAAGCGCCCGTCGCCGACGGCGGACAATGGTCGATGTTTGCCGACTTAATAAAAAAATACGGCGTTATTCCCAAAGACGCGATGAACGAAAGCTTCGATTCGTCGGCTACCAAAGACTTGACAAAATACTTGACGCTCAAGCTGCGCGAATACGCCTGCACGCTGCGCGAGGAACACCGGTCGGGCAAAAGCATCCGCGAACTGCGCTCCCGCAAACAGGCGATGATGAACGAAGTCTACCGCATGCTGTGCATATCGTTAGGCAAACCGCCGGCATCCTTTACGTGGGAAACGCGCGACAAAGACGATAAATTTATCCGTATCCGTTCAACCCCGCAGCAATTTTTTGCCGATTACGTGGACATGAAATTGGACGATTACGTAAGCCTCATCAACGCGCCGACAAAGGACAAACCCTTCGGCAAAACCTATACGGTAAAGTATTTGGGCAATGTCGCGGGCGGAACACCCGTTATCTATTTGAATCTTCCGATTGAAGACTTAAAAAAAGCCGCCGTAGCCCAAATGAAAGCGGGAGAAGCCGTGTGGTTCGGAAGCGACGTTCAGCAGTGGTTTTTAAAAACCGAAGGCTTGTTGTCGATGAACGCACTGCGTCCCGACCTTTTATTCGATACCGGCTTCCCGCTTACCAAAGAACAGCGCTTGGATTACCGCGAAAGTTTAATGACGCACGCGATGACCTTTACGGGAGTCAACCTTGACGAAAACGGCAAAGCCGACCGCTGGCGCGTGCAAAACAGCTGGGGCAAAGATGTGGGCAAAGAAGGCTTTTGGGTAATGAGCGACGAATGGTTCGATCAATTCACCTATCAAATCGTCGTCAATAAAAAATACCTGACCAAAGCGCAGCGCGAACTTTTCACACAAAGCCCCATAGAACTTGAACCTTGGGATCCGATGGGCAGCTTGGCAAGAAGGTAA
- a CDS encoding phosphoenolpyruvate carboxykinase (GTP): MKIDEIKNPKARAWVDECVKMCQPDSVYVCDGSKEEYDRLMKLAVDAGLAIPLKKKPNSFLFRSLPSDVARVEARTYIASRKKEDAGPTNNWIDPTELKATMKGLYTGCMKGRTMYVIPFSMGPVGSGIAKNGIELTDSAYVVCNMDIMTRVGTAVLDIINKTGEFVPCLHSVGKPLAKGESDNGIWPCADMEHKYISQFPEERLIWSYGSGYGGNALLGKKCFALRIASVLARDEGWLAEHMLILKLTNPEGKVKYVTGAFPSACGKTNLAMLIPSIPGWKVETVGDDIAWMKFGSDGRLYAINPEAGFFGVAPGTSEHSNKNAMESCKKNSIFTNCALTEDGDVWWEQIGYPAKGKLVDWKGNTRDALPTDKSPKGEEFAHPNARFTAPAKQCPCIAKEWEDPKGVPISAFLFGGRRPSTIPLVHQARDWNHGVFLGSIVGSEVTAAVISDQVGQVRRDPFAMLPFCGYNMGDYFQHWINIGKKSSADKLPKIFYVNWFRKDADGNFIWPGYGENSRVLAWVFDRCDGKDNYVDTAIGYMPKEGAINTDGLKISAAAMKEITSVDKEGWKKEIADIRANHYPKFGSHLPKELAAQLDVLENNLKKM, translated from the coding sequence ATGAAAATAGATGAGATCAAAAACCCGAAAGCACGCGCTTGGGTGGATGAATGTGTAAAAATGTGCCAGCCGGACAGCGTATACGTATGCGACGGCTCCAAGGAAGAATACGATCGCCTTATGAAACTTGCCGTTGATGCGGGTTTGGCAATTCCGCTTAAGAAAAAACCGAACAGCTTTTTGTTCCGTTCTCTGCCTTCGGACGTTGCACGCGTTGAAGCGCGTACCTATATCGCAAGCCGGAAAAAAGAAGACGCCGGTCCCACAAACAACTGGATCGACCCGACCGAATTAAAAGCCACGATGAAAGGCTTGTACACCGGCTGCATGAAAGGCCGCACGATGTATGTTATTCCGTTTTCAATGGGGCCGGTCGGTTCCGGCATCGCCAAAAACGGTATTGAATTAACCGATTCGGCATACGTTGTCTGCAATATGGATATTATGACCCGCGTCGGAACCGCCGTTTTGGACATCATCAATAAAACGGGCGAATTCGTTCCCTGTCTGCACTCGGTCGGAAAGCCGCTTGCAAAGGGCGAATCGGACAACGGCATTTGGCCCTGCGCCGATATGGAACACAAATACATTTCGCAGTTCCCGGAAGAACGGCTTATCTGGTCGTACGGTTCCGGCTACGGCGGAAACGCGTTGCTGGGCAAAAAGTGCTTTGCGCTTCGCATCGCATCGGTTTTGGCGCGCGACGAAGGCTGGCTTGCCGAGCACATGCTCATCTTAAAACTGACCAACCCCGAAGGCAAGGTAAAATACGTTACCGGCGCTTTCCCCTCGGCATGCGGTAAAACGAACTTGGCTATGCTCATTCCTTCGATTCCCGGATGGAAGGTTGAAACGGTCGGCGACGACATCGCATGGATGAAATTCGGTTCGGACGGCAGATTGTACGCGATTAACCCTGAAGCGGGATTCTTCGGCGTCGCTCCCGGAACATCGGAACATTCCAACAAAAACGCGATGGAATCGTGCAAAAAGAACAGCATCTTCACCAACTGCGCACTCACCGAAGACGGCGATGTGTGGTGGGAACAAATCGGCTACCCCGCCAAAGGCAAATTGGTTGACTGGAAGGGCAATACCCGCGATGCGCTGCCCACCGACAAGAGCCCCAAAGGCGAAGAATTTGCTCACCCGAACGCGCGCTTTACGGCTCCGGCAAAACAGTGCCCGTGCATTGCAAAAGAATGGGAAGATCCCAAAGGCGTGCCGATTTCCGCATTTTTGTTCGGCGGACGCCGCCCCTCGACGATTCCGCTGGTACACCAGGCACGCGATTGGAACCACGGCGTATTCCTCGGTTCGATTGTCGGCTCGGAAGTTACGGCAGCCGTTATTTCCGATCAAGTCGGACAAGTGCGCCGCGATCCTTTTGCCATGCTGCCCTTCTGCGGCTACAACATGGGTGACTACTTCCAGCACTGGATCAACATCGGCAAAAAATCGAGCGCGGACAAATTGCCCAAAATCTTCTACGTTAACTGGTTCCGCAAAGATGCCGACGGCAACTTCATTTGGCCCGGCTACGGCGAAAACAGCCGCGTATTGGCGTGGGTATTCGACCGCTGCGACGGCAAAGACAACTACGTGGACACCGCCATCGGCTATATGCCCAAAGAAGGCGCGATCAACACCGACGGTCTTAAAATCAGCGCCGCGGCAATGAAAGAAATCACTTCGGTCGATAAAGAAGGCTGGAAAAAAGAAATCGCGGACATCCGCGCAAACCACTATCCGAAATTCGGCAGCCACTTGCCCAAAGAATTGGCCGCCCAGTTGGACGTTTTGGAAAACAATTTGAAAAAGATGTAA
- a CDS encoding aminotransferase class I/II-fold pyridoxal phosphate-dependent enzyme produces MIHALAQELNTVLDGTSLGCLLSDLGRRIYFPKGIIAQSAEAKASAYKANGTIGMACVKGKAVTLPSVQKHLPFLTADEAVAYAPTAGIPKLRELWKQKIIEKNPTLKGKTFSLPVVVPGLTAGVSYLCDLFISENDVLLAGDPSWDNYALIIKARRNAQFLQFPMFSGSGFNLDAFRAVMNEESKMGKIRVLLNFPQNPSGYSPTRSEAKEICSIIRGAAEKGAYVMVWCDDAYFGLNYEKDVETESLFAFLADIHERVVAVKIDGPTKEDYIWGFRTGFLTFAGKGLTETHYEALSKKITGIIRSSVSCASTPAQSIMIKAIESPELESEKNVFRAMLEKRYRKVRAFVDAKPNHPVLEPLPFNSGYFMSLRCKTVSAEILRRKLLSEYGIGTIAIDNETLRIAFSSLDENTVTGVYEAVYKAAEDLANE; encoded by the coding sequence ATGATACACGCATTAGCACAAGAATTAAATACCGTACTCGACGGCACCAGTTTGGGCTGTCTGCTTTCCGATTTGGGGCGCAGAATTTATTTTCCGAAAGGAATCATCGCCCAAAGCGCGGAAGCAAAGGCTTCGGCTTACAAAGCGAACGGCACAATCGGTATGGCATGCGTGAAAGGAAAAGCCGTAACGCTTCCGTCCGTGCAAAAGCACTTGCCTTTTTTAACGGCGGACGAAGCGGTCGCCTATGCGCCGACTGCGGGTATTCCGAAACTGCGCGAACTGTGGAAACAAAAAATCATCGAAAAAAACCCCACGCTTAAAGGGAAAACCTTTTCGCTGCCGGTCGTTGTGCCGGGCCTTACGGCGGGCGTTTCGTATTTGTGCGATCTTTTTATATCGGAAAACGATGTGTTGCTTGCCGGAGACCCTTCGTGGGACAATTACGCCCTTATTATAAAAGCGCGGCGCAATGCGCAGTTTTTGCAGTTTCCGATGTTTTCCGGCAGCGGCTTTAACCTCGACGCGTTTCGCGCCGTTATGAACGAAGAAAGCAAAATGGGCAAAATACGCGTTTTGCTCAACTTTCCGCAAAATCCTTCGGGCTATTCTCCGACAAGATCCGAAGCGAAGGAAATCTGTTCGATTATCCGCGGAGCGGCCGAAAAAGGCGCGTACGTTATGGTGTGGTGCGATGATGCGTATTTCGGGCTCAATTACGAAAAAGACGTCGAAACCGAGTCGCTGTTCGCTTTTTTGGCCGACATTCACGAACGCGTTGTCGCCGTTAAAATAGACGGCCCGACCAAGGAAGACTATATTTGGGGCTTCCGCACCGGTTTTTTAACCTTTGCCGGCAAGGGCTTAACCGAGACGCATTACGAAGCGCTTTCGAAAAAAATAACGGGAATTATCCGATCTTCGGTTTCATGCGCATCGACGCCCGCGCAGTCCATTATGATAAAGGCGATCGAAAGTCCCGAATTGGAAAGCGAAAAAAACGTTTTCCGCGCCATGCTCGAAAAACGCTACCGCAAAGTGCGCGCCTTTGTCGACGCAAAACCGAACCATCCCGTGCTCGAACCGCTGCCGTTCAATTCGGGCTATTTTATGAGTTTGCGCTGTAAAACGGTCAGTGCCGAAATTCTTCGGCGCAAGCTCCTTTCCGAATACGGTATCGGCACAATCGCAATCGACAACGAAACGCTGCGCATCGCATTTTCGAGTCTCGACGAAAATACCGTAACCGGCGTGTACGAAGCCGTATACAAAGCCGCCGAGGATTTGGCAAATGAATAA